A window of Candidatus Desulfatibia profunda genomic DNA:
GTACGCGTTTTCTTCCAACATTTGGTGCGTAAAGGCATCTATGAACAAAACCCTTTGCAGGATATTCCTCTTCTGCCGGAAAACGATATTGTTCCTTTTGTATTTACACCCGAACAAATTGATCAATTGCTTATCGCAGTTTGTAAAAGAATCCGTAAGGCCCAATGGTGTTACTTAAAAGATCTGTCCCAATACATGGCCATGGTGCTGATCGCTCGATGCGGGCTGCGGATCTCGGAGCCGCTGCGGCTGATGCGCAACCATTACCGGCAAGAGGAAAAGACGCTTTATATTGAAAAAACCAAATTTAAAAAGGATCGTCTGATCCCCGTTCCGATGGCTGTGGCCACAGAGATCGAAAACTATCTGGCGGTGCGAGATACCCTGCTGAAAAACTATCATGTCCCATACCTTCTAATCGGTAATCTTCGAGGAAAATTACAACAAAACTCGGTTAGCTATACTTTTCGCCAGGCTGTGAAAGCTATCGGCCTTGACCAGCCAAGACAGGTTATCGGCAATAAAAACTTCAGCTCGCCCACGGTGCACAGTCTAAGGTATTATGCCGCGTTCCGGATTATGCCGAGTTGCTTACCAGTTTTCGATAGAGATTCTGACCCTTCTTGGTTAACGCCATAAACCGATGCTTGATTACTCGGCATAATCCTGCTGTCTCTTCCTTATTAATTTTTTATGACTATTTCGGGCGAAGTTACTGATACCTGGTACCAATCTGAGAGGTAGATGTCGGGGAGGCGAGCGAGCCTTTTAGGTGAGCTCGCTCGTCTGCCTTGGATCGTGCCCCCAGTTTTTTAGATGAATGGTTGTGATACTGGTTCGAAATGTTGA
This region includes:
- a CDS encoding tyrosine-type recombinase/integrase is translated as MLSSVRVFFQHLVRKGIYEQNPLQDIPLLPENDIVPFVFTPEQIDQLLIAVCKRIRKAQWCYLKDLSQYMAMVLIARCGLRISEPLRLMRNHYRQEEKTLYIEKTKFKKDRLIPVPMAVATEIENYLAVRDTLLKNYHVPYLLIGNLRGKLQQNSVSYTFRQAVKAIGLDQPRQVIGNKNFSSPTVHSLRYYAAFRIMPSCLPVFDRDSDPSWLTP